The Scleropages formosus chromosome 15, fSclFor1.1, whole genome shotgun sequence genomic sequence aatGCTTCGGTAAGTCAGAcgcaactcgggcagcagcattctgtatcagctgcaggggtttgatggcagcagcaggaaggccaggcaggagagagttgcagtatccagacgggaagtcatcatggcctggacaagtagttgggcagagtcagttgtgaggtagggacggatcctgccaatatgcaggatgtatctgcaggttgtggcttcgatgtgccgagagaaagacagactcgagtcAATCGTTGCTCCCAGATTCttggccgaggaggtaggcaaaatgagtgagctgtccagtttgattgatagatcgtgacaggaggacaggtcagctgggaggtgaagaatctctgctttggagaggttgagctggaggtggatcATTAACttacacacatagtctgaactgcttgtcccatacagggttgccaggagccggagcctaacccggcaacacagggcataaggctggagggggaggggacgcacccaggacgggacgccagtccatcgcaaggcacgccgagcgggacccgaaccccagaccaactggagagcaggacccggtccaacccactgcgccaccgcacccccttaacttacaagtaaaataaatattaacttttcATATGAAAAGTCCACCTATGGGTCTAGCGAAAACTTTGGGAAGATAAGATGTTTGCGAGACAAGATTCAAGTATCTGCGAAACAAATTGATTCCACGTCGGTATTGCGCAACGCACGGGGACCATTTGTGTGCTAAAATTAACAAAATCGTTACCTCAGTAAGATATTTTAACGCATAACTGGTCCTTTTGCTAACACACACAGCGCTTTTTTTCTTGTACACAATGAGAAGTCAGGTATTATTatagataataataatctcaTTGACTAGTCTTATTTGtggggtgcagtagcgcagtgggttggaccacagtcctgctctctggtgggtctggggttcgagtcccacttggggtgccttgcgacggactggcgtcccgtcctcggtgtgtctcctccccctccggccttacgccctgtgttaccgggtaggctccggttccccgcgaccccatatgggacaagcggttctgaaaatgtgtgtgtgtgtagtcttaTTTGTGAAGAAgtggagaagagaggagaggagagagaagctTCCCCGCCCCCTTCGCCGCGCCGCACATGATCTGGCTGAACTCGAAGCGCACTTGGTTGGAGTCGCTCTCTGATTTCTTGCCAGGAGCTGCACTCAGATGGAGACGCATGATGTGATGAAGGTCCAGCGATGGTGATTCATGTCTGTGGAGCAGCTCAGAAGTTTGTCGGGAGAAGAAGAACTGCTGTGCCGGCAGCGCAAAACGCTAAAATGGCcgaaaaaaagcagaagttcGGAAGAAGGGTTCGGAAACATGGGACACAAATACGACTGAATCATGGACAACACTGCTGAAGAGAAGTTCGTCCGAAAGCGCCGCTGACTGAGGAAATAGACATAAATAAAGCACGCAGAGGTCTctccgtcacacacacacgcatatatatCCCCCCCCTCCGTTTGCGTAACTCCTCCGAGGAGGTGTGCGGGAACGAGAGCGCTCCGACACCACGATGCGGGACCTCGGCGGGCGCGCGGCCGCGGTGCGGCGCCGCGCGATCCTCCTCCTGGTGCTCGTGCTGGAGCTCGCGGCAGGACCCGCGCGCGCACACCCGCAGTGCCTGGACTTCAAGCCCCCCTTCAAGCCGGCGCAGGAGGGGCTCGTCTTCTGCGCGATGTACAAGGAGCTGGGCTGCTGCGACTCGGCCAGGGACCAGGAGCTCATGGCCACCTTCTACAGGATCATGGACCACTTCTCGTACCACGCCTATGTCAGCTGTGCGGGCTACGTGCAAGAGCTGCTGTGCCAGGTAAAACGTGgtaacatgatgatgatgatgatgtatttGCGCAAGTTTACATGATTCGTtgagctgacgcttttccccaagcACCAAGGCTTAgtaagttatttacccatcacgcagctgctgggtaattttactggagcaactgagggtaagtaccttgccaaGCCTGGGTagtacagctgtaggtgggattttgagcctgcaacttttgggtcaaaaggcaacaGATCTGACTACTGAGATGcttaaaaagggaaataaattatGCCCGTTAAACCACTAGAATGCCCATGAGGTTACtctaaaatcagatttttttttttttttttttttttagttcaacATGTATTAATCAATCTCAGTGTATTTAAACGAATTTAACACTAGAGAAGATCTCAGAATATGTGTATATGGTTGACTAAAGTACTGTGATGGCACCCTTAGGTCCCTCTCCAGGTGTATAAAAGGGaaagaaattttatttgaaaatggtTATTGATCTATGTGTCACATGTGCCATACACTGTGttgcaatgttttttcttcatttgtgcaaTGACTGGATATATtcttaaaatatactttaaaatgtgttctttctTCGTGTGTGATGTCCCACATTCCTGGGGTTCTGCAGGAATGTTCTCCGTACGCGGCCCACCTGTTCGATGCCGAGGATCCCAGCACACCTGTGCGGGCCGTGCCAGGACTGTGCCCGGACTATTGCTCCCGATTCTGGTCGACGTGCCGCTCCGTCGTCACCCTCCTTTCCAACGACACGGTCCTGGCAGACCTGGAGCAGGACCAGCAACGCTTCTGCGAGTACCTGGAGCTGGATGATGCAGACTACTGCTACCCCCACTTGCTGAGCAACGAGCAGTTGACCAAGGACCTAGGGAGGGTGACGGCCGACGCCGAGGGCTGTCTACAGCTGTGTGTAGAGGAGGTGGCCAATGGGCTGCGGAACCCTGTAGCTATGGTGCACGCCAATGATGGTACTCACAGGTCCTTTGTGGCAGAGCAGGTTGGCGTGGTCTGGGTTTACCTGCCTGATcgctcaaggctggaggagcCTTTTTTGAACATCAGCAAGGCGGTTCTGACCTCGCCCTGGGAGGGGGATGAGAGAGGTTTCCTGGGTCTGGCCTTTCATCCTCACTATAAATACAATGGAAAATTGTACGTCTATTACTCGGTGGAGGTGGGTTTCGACGAGAGAATCAGAATCAGCGAATTCCGTGTTTCCTCCAGCGACGTGAATGTTGTAGACCACAGCTCAGAAAGGTATGTGTACATCATTGTCCAGTCATAACCTGCTTAAACGCATCTTCAGGAGATATGTATGTGGCGATACTTGAAGGAGGAGGGAAGATATGAAGAGCTTTTGAAGGCTGTGACTGTGATGTCAGTGATGCTCCCTTACTGCTGCTGCGCCGCTGTATGTTGTACAGTGGGCCATCTCCTTACAAACTTTCCAGTAACAGACTTTTCACCACgggaaaccttttttttggaggatttagtatttatttttcataaattgaaaTATCATAGAATTCAAATCATGTCCCGAAGCTTCACCCAATTCGCCAACAGACGGCGATCGCAAAGAGTAAATGCTGCCTTAAGTTTGCCAGCACCCTGCTCTACTTCTGACCAGGGtactttactgtgcttttttttatttacaatgagtCATAAACACTCAGGATGCTCAGGGGTATGCACAAGGCTGTATGCCAGCCTGGACTCTGCAAGCTACTCATTGGGAGAAACCGACTTCACTTCTCTATTTCTGTGTGGAATGCAAAGCTGTCACATTGCCgacattcacattacatttattcatttagcaggtgtaCAATTAAAGAAATCTGAATATTAAGTTGGAGTAACAACTTTcagtaaacaaaactgcacttcATCAGGAGAGATATACAGATACAGACATGCAGTTCTCAGTGCTGTCAGTTAAtccaaaacattatttttgccaGTGCACATTACAGGAGTATCTTGATATGGAATTAGAATAGAAAAGAACAGAATAGAACAGAACTGATGACAAACCCCTGGCTCCACATCACATTATTGCCATATCACATAACAAGGATTTTGAATAATGAACCAACTCTCAGACCCACTTTACTGGTCTTCCTTTCAGTCCTTTGTTTCAGTTCTTCCTTCcaatatttttacatgttataGTATAATACTTCTCAATTTTTTCAGGGTTATTTTGGAAGTTGATGAACCAGCATCCAATCATAACGGAGGCCAGCttctgtttgctgatgatgGCTACTTGTACATCTTCACTGGGGATGGTGGCATGGCTGGAGATCCTTTTGGGAAATTTGGGAACTCGCAAAACAAGTAGGAGTCAAAGATGATGGAATCAACATCATGAACCCTCTGCTTGGATACTGTATTATCCATGAAATTTCACAAACATGCATTTGAATATGACTTTTGCATCCGTATTTGTGACATACATTCATGTGATTTTCAGACACAGCTTTTCTCCACGTTTTGCTTCTAAAGGTCAGCGCTGTTGGGTAAGGTCCTTCGCATTGATGTGGATGACAATGACAGGGGTCCACTATACAAGATCCCCCCAGATAATCCCTTCCTGCAAGACCCGGCAGCACGGCCCGAGGTGTTTGCCTACGGGGTCCGGAACATGTGGCGGTGCTCTGTGGACCGGGGCGATCCTGTCACAAAAGAGGGGAAAGGCAGGATCTTCTGCGGAGACGTGGGACAGAACAAGTATGAAGAAGTAGATGTCATTGAGCGGGGGAAGAACTATGGCTGGCGAGCCAAAGAGGGCTTTGCATGCTATGACAAGAAGCTGTGTGCAAACAGCTCATTAGGTGGGTGTCCTTAATTGGACAGTGTGGCCAGGTATTACCCACCACACATAAGACTCCCTGTAGAGTCTAAGGAACAAGAAGATGCGCTATATTTACAGTGTTCTCTTTTTCAGATGATGTTCTACCCATATTTGCCTACCCTCACAAACTGGGTAAATCTGTTACGGGGGGATATGTGTACCGTGGCTGTGAATACCCCAATCTAAATGGAATGTATATATTTGGAGACTTTATGAGTGGGTAAGGCCTCTTTCTATCTCTTTATTTCTGCTTGGGAGTGTTCAGTTGTCACAGATTTACTGGTAAAGGCCAAAACTCTTTCCTTGCACAGACGTATGATGGCCTTGAAGGAGGACAAGAAGTCCGGTCAATGGGACTACCACGAGATCTGCATGGGTCTTGGACTGACCTGCGCCTTCCCCGGCGTCATTAACAACTACTACCAGTATATCATCTCTTTTGCTGAGGATGAGTCAGGTTGGACACGGCCCTGACTAGGTGGCATGATAATGGATTGATTACAAATTCATATCAGATTTTTTGGCTCATACAGTGGTCTTCTGTtgaaaaaagtgacttttttttctaCACGTCTGTCCTTGCTAATGAAGAATAACAGGGACTGCATTATGTTTAGCTTAACCATTGGTACTTCTGACTTCA encodes the following:
- the hhipl1 gene encoding HHIP-like protein 1, whose product is MRDLGGRAAAVRRRAILLLVLVLELAAGPARAHPQCLDFKPPFKPAQEGLVFCAMYKELGCCDSARDQELMATFYRIMDHFSYHAYVSCAGYVQELLCQECSPYAAHLFDAEDPSTPVRAVPGLCPDYCSRFWSTCRSVVTLLSNDTVLADLEQDQQRFCEYLELDDADYCYPHLLSNEQLTKDLGRVTADAEGCLQLCVEEVANGLRNPVAMVHANDGTHRSFVAEQVGVVWVYLPDRSRLEEPFLNISKAVLTSPWEGDERGFLGLAFHPHYKYNGKLYVYYSVEVGFDERIRISEFRVSSSDVNVVDHSSERVILEVDEPASNHNGGQLLFADDGYLYIFTGDGGMAGDPFGKFGNSQNKSALLGKVLRIDVDDNDRGPLYKIPPDNPFLQDPAARPEVFAYGVRNMWRCSVDRGDPVTKEGKGRIFCGDVGQNKYEEVDVIERGKNYGWRAKEGFACYDKKLCANSSLDDVLPIFAYPHKLGKSVTGGYVYRGCEYPNLNGMYIFGDFMSGRMMALKEDKKSGQWDYHEICMGLGLTCAFPGVINNYYQYIISFAEDESGELYFMSTGIASATAASGVVYKLVDPSRRAPPGKCHYDPLPVRLKSKLIKFKPKESLIGVEIPTKRSRLAGEEGPSPTPTQAITVDWLQELMNLFGEQEGALGKTTPIPKTTPTVAATTTTKAPRSAKPRKGRRRKRKNGALRLAGDTEGRGDRGRVEVFISGEWGTVCDDLWDTKNAAVVCRQLGFRYALKALKQAWFGEGRQLRILLDDVQCKGTEERLIDCKHAGVGKHNCGHHEDAGVVCGNTDSTQH